AATTTGGAAGTGGATCATTTTGATGATCTGCGCATTCACATGCCTGTTCCTTTCCATGTAGATTACGATAGGTTGGAAGTGCAGTATTTCGTGCAGAAGTTCCGCGAGAAGTTCAATGCAGAACCAAGCACATTTGCGTTCAGAGGTTATGATATTGCGATGCACTTCATCAAGAATCTTTCAGGAATACGGGAAGATGGACCTGAGTACATGGAATCGGTGGAGGAGACCAGACTTCAATCGGTGTTTGGTTGGAAGCGGATTCCTGACGGAGGTTTTGAGAACACACGGGCGTGGATTGTGGATTACACAGGGCTTGAAATGAAATTGGCACAGGATTGAATCCAACGAAAACTGAGATAAGCGACTGGTTCCGCCAATTACAGCTGCACATCTGTGCAGAGCTGGAAGCCGAGGACGGCAAGGCCAAATTTGTGGAGGATTCGTGGGAACGACCAGGCGGTGGTGGCGGTCATTCGCGTGTTATTCAGCATGGAAAGGTGTTTGAAAAAGGAGGCGTGAATTTTTCGGCCGTGCATGGCGAACTCACGGAGAACATCGTCAAAGCATTGAGAGTTTCTTCCAATGAATTTTTCGCCACAGGCGTTTCCATTGTCATCCATCCTTACAATCCGTTCGTGCCCATCATACACATGAATGTGCGGTATTTCGAACTGAACGATGGCACCTATTGGTTCGGTGGCGGCATCGATCTCACGCCTCATTACATACAGGCGGAAGATGCCAAGTTCTTTCATCAGCAGCTGAAGAACACCTGCGATCGATCGGATGCTTCTTATTACCCGAAATTCAAGCAATGGGCAGATGATTATTTCTTCATCAAGCACAGGAATGAGACGCGCGGCATCGGGGGCATATTCTTCGATCGGCTGAAAGAGAGCGAGGGAAGATCGAAGGAGGATATTTGGAATTTCGTGCAAGCCGTTGGTCAAACCTTTGCTCCAACCTATCGCCACTTGGTGTCGAAAAACAAAAATTCAAGTTTTGATGACACGAATCTGCAATGGCGCAATCTGAGGCGCGGCCGATATGTAGAATT
The sequence above is drawn from the Flavobacteriales bacterium genome and encodes:
- the hemF gene encoding oxygen-dependent coproporphyrinogen oxidase; the protein is MNPTKTEISDWFRQLQLHICAELEAEDGKAKFVEDSWERPGGGGGHSRVIQHGKVFEKGGVNFSAVHGELTENIVKALRVSSNEFFATGVSIVIHPYNPFVPIIHMNVRYFELNDGTYWFGGGIDLTPHYIQAEDAKFFHQQLKNTCDRSDASYYPKFKQWADDYFFIKHRNETRGIGGIFFDRLKESEGRSKEDIWNFVQAVGQTFAPTYRHLVSKNKNSSFDDTNLQWRNLRRGRYVEFNLVYDKGTKFGLETDGRIESILMSLPETASWIYNFQPQKNGLEFQTLNLLRKGVDWVGI